The Kitasatospora sp. NBC_01287 genome contains a region encoding:
- a CDS encoding NAD(P)/FAD-dependent oxidoreductase has translation MAGARGRVAVIGAGVAGLTAAYRLQRAGVAVELFEADARLGGHAHTQRAVGADGRAVALDTGFLVHNERTYPQLVELFRELGVPTRRSEMSMSVRCHGCGLEYAGARGPAGLLAQPGALLRGRYLRMLAEVPVFHRRARRLLADPAAGEPTLGRFLAAGGFSPFFVSHFMNPVVAAVWSCAPEVAGEYPARYLFAFLANHGMLSVTGSPSWRTVVGGSQVYVERIAERLTAVHRAAPVTAVRRHPDGVTVDTADGRRTEADAVVVATHADQALRLLADPTDAERAVLGAFRYSRNPTVLHRDASRLPRAKGARASWNYELPACDGGAGSVRVSYHLNRLLGLDTAEDYLVTLNEDRHRPVAPEQVLSRTVYEHPIYTPESVAAQRRLPELATGRSAFAGAYHGWGFHEDGCRSGAQAAHALLGGVLGGGANLGGARLDGVHPDGVQLGGVQLGGVQR, from the coding sequence ATGGCCGGGGCCCGCGGACGAGTCGCGGTGATCGGCGCCGGGGTGGCGGGCCTGACCGCCGCGTACCGGCTCCAGCGCGCGGGGGTCGCGGTCGAGCTGTTCGAGGCCGACGCGCGGCTCGGCGGGCACGCCCACACCCAGCGGGCGGTGGGCGCCGACGGCCGCGCGGTCGCGCTGGACACCGGCTTCCTGGTGCACAACGAGCGCACCTACCCGCAGCTGGTCGAGCTCTTCCGGGAGCTCGGGGTGCCCACCCGCCGGAGCGAGATGAGCATGTCGGTGCGCTGCCACGGCTGCGGTCTCGAATACGCGGGCGCCCGGGGTCCGGCCGGGCTGCTGGCCCAGCCGGGCGCGCTGCTGCGCGGGCGCTACCTGCGGATGCTGGCCGAGGTGCCGGTCTTCCACCGCCGGGCCCGCCGGCTGCTGGCCGACCCGGCGGCGGGCGAGCCCACCCTCGGCCGGTTCCTGGCGGCCGGCGGCTTCTCCCCGTTCTTCGTCAGCCACTTCATGAACCCGGTGGTCGCCGCGGTCTGGTCGTGCGCCCCCGAGGTGGCCGGCGAGTACCCGGCCCGCTACCTCTTCGCCTTCCTGGCCAACCACGGGATGCTGAGCGTGACCGGGTCGCCGAGCTGGCGCACCGTGGTCGGCGGCTCGCAGGTCTACGTCGAGCGGATCGCCGAGCGGCTGACGGCGGTGCACCGGGCGGCCCCGGTGACGGCCGTGCGCCGCCACCCGGACGGCGTCACGGTCGACACCGCCGACGGGCGGCGCACCGAGGCGGACGCCGTGGTGGTGGCCACCCACGCCGACCAGGCGCTGCGGCTGCTGGCCGATCCCACCGACGCGGAGCGCGCGGTGCTCGGTGCCTTCCGCTACTCACGCAACCCGACCGTGCTGCACCGGGACGCCTCCCGGCTGCCGCGCGCCAAGGGTGCCCGGGCGTCCTGGAACTACGAACTGCCCGCCTGCGACGGCGGCGCGGGGAGCGTGCGGGTCAGCTACCACCTCAACCGGCTGCTCGGCCTGGACACCGCCGAGGACTACCTGGTCACCCTCAACGAGGACCGCCACCGGCCCGTGGCGCCCGAACAGGTGCTCTCCCGCACCGTCTACGAGCACCCGATCTACACCCCCGAGAGCGTCGCCGCCCAGCGGCGGCTACCCGAACTGGCCACCGGGCGCAGCGCGTTCGCCGGGGCCTACCACGGCTGGGGGTTCCACGAGGACGGCTGCCGTTCCGGCGCCCAGGCCGCCCACGCGCTGCTCGGCGGCGTGCTCGGCGGCGGGGCGAACCTCGGCGGGGCACGGCTCGACGGGGTGCACCCCGACGGGGTGCAACTCGGTGGGGTGCAACTCGGTGGGGTGCAACGATGA
- the sigK gene encoding ECF RNA polymerase sigma factor SigK — MSGVVHLAAPRRRGPDLAELVARVAFGDQDAFARLYDVIAGPVLGLVRRVLRDPAQSEEVAQEVMLEVWRTAARYRPERGEVLAWVLTMAHRRAVDRVRAAQAAADRDQRAAAKAYTPVFDEVAEQVEGRLEREQVRRCLRTLTELQRESVALAYYRGFTYQQVAELLGTPLGTIKTRMRDGLIRLRDCLGVSS; from the coding sequence GTGAGCGGCGTCGTCCATCTGGCCGCCCCACGGCGGCGCGGCCCCGATCTGGCGGAGCTGGTGGCGCGGGTGGCCTTCGGTGACCAGGACGCCTTCGCCCGGCTCTACGACGTGATCGCCGGCCCGGTGCTCGGCCTGGTGCGGCGGGTGCTGCGCGACCCGGCGCAGTCGGAGGAGGTGGCGCAGGAGGTGATGCTGGAGGTCTGGCGCACCGCCGCGCGCTACCGTCCCGAGCGCGGCGAGGTGCTGGCCTGGGTGCTCACCATGGCGCACCGGCGGGCGGTGGACCGGGTCCGGGCGGCCCAGGCGGCCGCCGACCGCGATCAGCGCGCGGCCGCCAAGGCGTACACGCCCGTCTTCGACGAGGTCGCCGAGCAGGTCGAGGGGCGGCTGGAGCGCGAGCAGGTGCGACGCTGCCTGCGCACCCTGACCGAACTGCAGCGCGAATCGGTCGCGTTGGCGTACTACCGCGGCTTCACCTACCAGCAGGTCGCCGAACTGCTCGGCACACCGCTGGGGACCATCAAGACCCGGATGCGCGACGGGCTGATCCGGCTGCGCGACTGCCTGGGGGTGTCGTCATGA
- a CDS encoding anti-sigma factor translates to MTSTADLHTLTGAYAAHALAEAECRAFERHLAQCDACALEVREFSETLARLGAAEVVAPPPELRIRVLAATATTRQLPPLAAAPVAADQERGRRVRRWPRFALAASVAVAAALGGIAVQQHERASGAAARADRLQVEQDRIAGLLTAPDARTSSRPLGSGAGTVIWSQSRGQAGFLAQGLPALAQGRTYELWYDDGGTMRPAGLLPTATGALLLTGPIHGAAGVGVTVEPAGGSARPSGQPVLVLPFS, encoded by the coding sequence ATGACCAGCACGGCCGATCTGCACACGCTGACCGGCGCCTACGCGGCCCACGCCCTGGCGGAGGCCGAGTGCCGGGCGTTCGAACGGCACCTGGCGCAGTGCGACGCCTGCGCGCTGGAGGTGCGGGAGTTCAGCGAGACGCTGGCCCGGCTCGGCGCGGCCGAGGTGGTGGCGCCGCCGCCCGAGCTACGGATCCGGGTGCTGGCGGCCACCGCCACCACGCGCCAGTTGCCGCCGCTGGCCGCCGCGCCGGTCGCCGCCGACCAGGAGCGAGGCCGCCGGGTCCGCCGCTGGCCGCGGTTCGCGCTGGCCGCCTCCGTGGCCGTGGCCGCGGCGCTGGGCGGCATCGCCGTGCAGCAGCACGAGCGGGCGAGCGGCGCCGCCGCCCGGGCGGACCGGCTGCAGGTCGAGCAGGACCGGATCGCCGGCCTGCTGACCGCGCCGGACGCGCGCACCAGCAGCCGGCCGCTCGGCTCGGGCGCCGGCACCGTCATCTGGTCGCAGAGCCGGGGCCAGGCCGGCTTCCTGGCCCAGGGGCTGCCCGCGCTGGCCCAGGGCAGGACCTACGAGCTCTGGTACGACGACGGCGGCACCATGCGCCCGGCCGGCCTGCTGCCGACCGCCACCGGCGCGCTGCTGCTCACCGGCCCGATCCACGGCGCCGCCGGGGTCGGGGTGACCGTCGAGCCCGCGGGCGGCTCCGCCCGGCCCAGCGGGCAGCCGGTGCTGGTGCTGCCCTTCAGCTGA